The bacterium genome includes a window with the following:
- a CDS encoding carboxypeptidase-like regulatory domain-containing protein, which yields MTNNLRLTTKTKIAILSSVVCCLSLVTPLAQAQGLSSQVLSLSIVNPSGPISQVRVVFNIPSGFAPVDLGPQAIWDSVNKQITVNLGVFIPGETKPVNITLSAPPGVYTITGKTYGFWDDVAQPFETAIKPIVLVFQAPSSSLSTLPKQVEQIPAGSRAGTFLEDLAQQLKPNEEVIQVAETISLPVAVGLGGLGVVSLFASAYTSSASFAAALSRIASYIGFGLFRLKKRKPWGRVVNHLTGKPLQGAFVKILDVAFKKVKETQVTDHEGRFGFLVSPGDYLIRVSKNGFGEYETKAFQISEPDQVLNLEISLEPLTTTLADYALGLVRFWNRLNWFLAKINPVVLAFGLVASIISTLITPSPLNYVILGLYGVLIIINIILASILVRSYGRILDRGTGDPIALAVVRLFNVQENWLMGTHVSDQLGRFNFLLDPGSYYVTVARNEFAAYQSQPTHFSRAALLNFDIKLDRQ from the coding sequence ATGACTAACAACTTACGACTTACTACTAAAACCAAAATCGCGATTTTGTCGTCGGTCGTTTGTTGTTTGTCGTTGGTCACGCCCCTGGCGCAGGCGCAAGGCCTTAGCTCGCAAGTATTGTCTCTTTCCATAGTTAATCCGAGCGGGCCAATCTCACAGGTGAGAGTGGTATTTAATATTCCATCGGGTTTTGCGCCGGTTGATTTGGGCCCGCAGGCAATCTGGGATTCGGTTAATAAGCAGATTACGGTTAATTTGGGAGTGTTTATTCCCGGAGAGACTAAACCTGTGAACATTACTTTATCTGCGCCGCCGGGAGTTTATACAATCACCGGTAAGACTTACGGTTTCTGGGACGACGTAGCTCAGCCTTTTGAAACAGCTATTAAGCCAATCGTGTTGGTTTTCCAAGCGCCTTCTTCCAGCTTGAGTACTCTACCGAAGCAAGTTGAGCAGATTCCCGCGGGGTCGCGCGCTGGAACTTTTCTGGAGGACTTGGCTCAGCAATTGAAACCAAATGAAGAAGTAATTCAGGTGGCGGAAACCATCAGCTTGCCGGTGGCGGTCGGTCTAGGTGGGTTGGGCGTAGTTTCATTGTTTGCTTCGGCTTATACCTCCAGCGCATCTTTTGCCGCTGCGCTTTCCCGAATTGCCAGCTATATTGGATTTGGTTTATTCCGCCTGAAAAAAAGAAAGCCGTGGGGCAGAGTAGTCAATCATCTTACCGGCAAGCCGCTACAGGGGGCGTTTGTGAAAATTTTGGATGTGGCGTTTAAAAAAGTGAAAGAGACACAAGTTACTGACCACGAGGGTCGCTTCGGTTTCCTAGTTTCTCCGGGAGATTATCTGATTCGTGTTTCCAAAAATGGTTTCGGAGAATACGAAACCAAAGCTTTCCAGATTAGCGAGCCGGATCAAGTTTTGAATTTGGAAATCAGCCTAGAGCCGTTGACCACGACTTTAGCGGATTATGCATTAGGCCTAGTGCGTTTTTGGAATCGGCTGAATTGGTTTTTGGCGAAAATTAATCCCGTGGTATTGGCATTTGGTTTAGTGGCCAGCATTATTTCTACCTTGATTACTCCCAGCCCGTTGAATTATGTAATCCTGGGGCTTTATGGAGTATTGATAATTATAAATATAATTTTGGCGAGTATCCTTGTGCGTTCTTATGGAAGAATATTAGACAGGGGTACTGGCGACCCAATTGCCTTGGCAGTTGTCCGGCTTTTCAATGTTCAGGAAAACTGGCTGATGGGTACGCACGTTTCCGATCAGCTGGGGCGATTCAATTTTCTACTTGATCCGGGTTCTTATTATGTAACGGTGGCGAGAAATGAATTTGCGGCTTACCAATCTCAACCCACGCATTTTTCTCGGGCGGCTTTGCTGAATTTCGATATCAAGTTGGATAGACAATAG
- a CDS encoding tyrosine-type recombinase/integrase, with product MTKIEELLKDYLDYLEIEKNRSPKTRQNYERYLKAFFVSEGVKSVGDLTLENIKNFRLALARKEGLKKVTQNYYVIAIRNFLKYLIKKDIDVVAPDKIELPKVPSRQIELVEVEELDRLLASPKLDSLRGLRDKAILEVLFSTGLRLAELCKLDRYLNFDRGEVTVRGKGEKLRLVFVSEAAQQAIKNYLAKRPDTDNKLFISLDKKGKVIGPITPRSVQRMVSFYSRKAGITTKLTPHGLRHLFATDLLRNGADIRSVQELLGHSSISTTQIYTHVTNKHLKEIHKTFHDQKKK from the coding sequence ATGACCAAGATAGAGGAACTTTTGAAGGATTACTTAGATTATCTGGAAATTGAGAAAAACCGCTCACCGAAAACGAGGCAGAATTACGAGCGGTATCTTAAGGCGTTCTTTGTTTCTGAAGGTGTTAAATCCGTTGGCGATCTTACTTTGGAAAATATAAAAAATTTCCGTCTAGCTCTGGCCCGCAAAGAAGGACTGAAGAAAGTTACGCAAAATTATTATGTAATTGCGATTCGCAACTTTTTAAAATATCTGATCAAAAAAGATATTGATGTAGTGGCGCCGGATAAAATTGAGCTTCCGAAAGTTCCTTCACGCCAAATTGAATTGGTGGAAGTAGAGGAGTTGGATAGATTGTTGGCGAGTCCAAAACTGGATAGCTTGCGTGGCTTACGCGATAAAGCAATTCTGGAAGTATTATTTTCCACTGGTCTGCGTTTGGCGGAGCTCTGCAAATTGGATAGATATTTAAATTTTGACCGCGGCGAAGTAACAGTGCGGGGCAAGGGGGAGAAGTTGCGACTAGTGTTCGTCTCTGAAGCCGCTCAGCAGGCGATTAAAAATTATTTAGCGAAACGACCCGACACCGACAATAAACTTTTCATCAGCTTAGATAAAAAGGGGAAGGTAATCGGGCCGATTACGCCGCGCTCGGTGCAGAGGATGGTCAGTTTTTATTCCCGCAAAGCCGGCATCACCACCAAGCTGACCCCGCACGGCTTGCGCCATCTTTTCGCCACTGATCTTTTACGCAACGGCGCCGATATCCGTTCCGTCCAAGAATTGCTCGGCCACTCCAGTATTTCCACTACCCAGATCTATACCCACGTCACCAACAAGCATCTGAAAGAGATTCATAAGACTTTCCACGACCAGAAGAAGAAATAG
- a CDS encoding ribosome-binding factor A has protein sequence MNHRPERVSGLIMAELGKLILKEIEVEGALATITEANVDGDLLRAVVKVSVYPTEKSKEVKKALDEKRGQLQHLLMKQMNIRPMPQIFFEIDYGQDYAARIEKKLMESGDQKTPE, from the coding sequence ATGAATCACAGACCAGAAAGAGTTAGTGGCCTGATAATGGCGGAGTTGGGGAAATTAATCTTGAAAGAGATTGAAGTAGAGGGGGCGTTGGCCACAATCACCGAGGCGAATGTAGACGGAGATCTTTTACGGGCAGTGGTGAAAGTAAGTGTCTACCCGACCGAGAAATCTAAGGAAGTAAAAAAGGCTCTGGACGAAAAACGCGGCCAGCTTCAGCATTTACTAATGAAGCAGATGAACATCCGCCCGATGCCGCAAATATTTTTTGAAATTGATTATGGGCAGGATTACGCGGCGAGGATTGAAAAGAAATTAATGGAAAGCGGAGATCAAAAAACCCCAGAATAA
- the gpmI gene encoding 2,3-bisphosphoglycerate-independent phosphoglycerate mutase: MKPVVLAILDGVGVSEETKGNAVALAKKPNLQKISENFLGAKLHASGIEVGVPWGEVGSSEVGHTNLGAGLVIYQNYPRISLAIEDGSFFNIPVWDEVIQRPAVHLFGVLTNSGIHAHIDHPIALLRMLAKKKYKGEVFVHAFTDGEDASARSAPTFIRMIEAEMSQLGIGKIASITGRYWAMDRNKNWDRTKRTIACMMDGQGATAHSTEEALNTPYAKNVEDELIEPTVIIDKRGPVGLMKKTDAAIFFNFRPDRARQLTEALAKIDGLFLVTLTQYEEGLPVKVAFPPQYITHPLARVLADAGKTQFHIAESEKYAHATYFFNGGVEKPFAGEDRITIPSPAVTDYDQKPEMSAYEITDKILNVLDKQKYDFIIVNFANGDMVGHTGNLKAATKAIEVLDECLGKIGAKVLEQDGAMLITADHGNCEEMIDMETGAMDTEHSTNPVPLFIIGNAYKATGKPTSNELEPAGILADVAPTILEIMQIPQPKEMDGKSLLKSIGRLAI; this comes from the coding sequence ATGAAGCCTGTAGTCTTAGCAATTTTAGATGGAGTGGGGGTTTCCGAAGAAACCAAAGGCAATGCTGTGGCATTGGCCAAAAAACCCAATCTTCAGAAAATTTCCGAAAATTTTTTGGGCGCGAAATTGCATGCTTCGGGTATTGAAGTAGGGGTGCCGTGGGGCGAAGTAGGTAGCTCGGAAGTTGGCCACACCAATCTAGGCGCCGGACTTGTTATCTACCAAAATTATCCCCGAATCAGCTTGGCAATTGAAGACGGGTCTTTTTTTAACATTCCGGTTTGGGATGAAGTAATTCAGCGGCCGGCGGTGCATCTTTTCGGAGTACTGACTAATTCCGGAATTCACGCGCACATCGACCACCCCATTGCCCTTCTCCGGATGTTGGCAAAGAAAAAGTATAAAGGCGAAGTTTTTGTGCACGCTTTTACTGATGGGGAAGATGCTTCGGCGCGCTCCGCCCCGACTTTCATCCGAATGATAGAAGCCGAAATGTCTCAACTAGGCATTGGAAAAATCGCCAGCATCACCGGTCGATATTGGGCAATGGACCGGAACAAAAACTGGGACCGCACCAAAAGAACAATCGCCTGCATGATGGATGGGCAAGGGGCAACAGCGCATAGCACCGAAGAAGCGCTAAACACTCCCTACGCAAAAAACGTGGAAGATGAACTGATTGAGCCGACGGTGATTATAGATAAGAGGGGACCGGTGGGATTAATGAAGAAAACCGATGCCGCAATTTTTTTCAACTTTCGACCCGACCGCGCCCGCCAACTCACCGAAGCGCTGGCGAAAATTGACGGCCTTTTTTTGGTAACGCTTACTCAATATGAAGAAGGCCTGCCGGTGAAGGTTGCGTTCCCACCTCAATACATCACTCACCCGCTGGCGCGCGTTCTCGCTGATGCCGGAAAAACTCAATTCCACATCGCTGAAAGTGAAAAATACGCCCATGCGACTTATTTCTTCAATGGAGGGGTAGAGAAACCGTTCGCCGGCGAAGACCGCATCACCATCCCCTCGCCCGCCGTAACCGACTACGACCAAAAACCGGAAATGTCTGCCTATGAAATTACCGACAAAATTTTAAACGTTCTCGACAAGCAAAAATATGATTTCATCATCGTGAACTTTGCCAACGGCGACATGGTCGGACATACGGGAAATTTAAAAGCGGCCACCAAAGCCATCGAGGTGTTGGATGAATGCTTAGGAAAAATCGGCGCCAAGGTTTTAGAACAAGACGGCGCCATGCTCATCACCGCCGACCATGGCAACTGCGAAGAAATGATTGATATGGAAACCGGCGCCATGGATACCGAGCATTCAACTAATCCGGTGCCGCTATTTATAATCGGCAATGCATATAAAGCCACCGGAAAGCCGACGTCCAACGAATTGGAACCGGCCGGAATTTTAGCCGACGTCGCCCCCACAATTTTAGAAATTATGCAGATTCCTCAACCGAAAGAGATGGACGGGAAAAGCCTGCTGAAAAGCATCGGCCGTCTGGCCATCTAA
- a CDS encoding ParB/RepB/Spo0J family partition protein yields MDNPPIQGPVFLIEVDKISPNPQQPRRNFDPEELKNLANSIREFGILQPITVTKVETESELGTEVAYQLIAGERRWQASRMLGLERIPAIIRSVTLEKERLELAVLENVQRADLNPIESARAYSRLQDEFAMTQREIAARIGKSREVIANTMRLLGLPTAVQDAISRNQISESQGRLLLTVDDPGQQQMLMEDLLRSNLSVRELKSRIQRIKRVESPTMDGILPAPLSIDPETETLQRELESALGTPVKVDRSGETGKLIITFYSPEELHGIVARLTNAPKLDESLPPSPPSVF; encoded by the coding sequence ATGGACAATCCCCCGATTCAAGGACCGGTCTTTCTTATAGAGGTAGACAAAATCTCCCCTAACCCGCAGCAGCCGCGGAGAAATTTTGATCCTGAAGAATTAAAAAACCTCGCAAATTCCATTCGCGAGTTCGGCATTCTCCAGCCGATTACCGTCACGAAAGTTGAAACGGAGAGCGAGCTCGGCACGGAGGTAGCCTATCAACTCATCGCCGGCGAGCGAAGATGGCAAGCCTCACGCATGCTCGGTTTGGAAAGAATCCCCGCCATCATCCGCAGCGTCACCCTAGAGAAGGAACGCTTAGAGCTGGCGGTTTTGGAAAACGTGCAACGCGCCGATTTAAATCCGATTGAATCTGCCCGCGCCTATTCCCGATTGCAAGATGAGTTCGCGATGACCCAGCGTGAAATCGCCGCCCGCATTGGAAAAAGCCGAGAAGTAATTGCTAACACTATGCGCCTACTCGGCCTGCCGACTGCAGTTCAAGATGCTATTTCCAGAAATCAGATAAGCGAAAGCCAGGGCAGATTATTGCTGACCGTAGATGATCCAGGGCAACAACAAATGCTGATGGAAGATTTATTGCGCAGTAATTTGAGTGTACGCGAATTAAAATCTCGCATTCAAAGAATCAAGCGCGTGGAATCACCGACGATGGACGGGATACTTCCCGCTCCCCTTTCTATAGATCCCGAAACTGAAACACTACAAAGAGAATTGGAGTCCGCACTAGGCACCCCTGTAAAAGTTGATCGCTCCGGAGAAACCGGAAAATTAATTATTACTTTTTACTCACCCGAGGAACTGCACGGAATTGTGGCTCGGCTAACCAACGCTCCTAAATTAGACGAAAGTCTGCCGCCTTCACCTCCTTCAGTTTTTTAA
- the infB gene encoding translation initiation factor IF-2 produces the protein MNKRPPIVVIMGSVDHGKTTLLDYIRKANVAAKEAGGITQSVGAYEIVHGGRKITFIDTPGHEAFSQMKTRGAKIADVAILVVATDDSVQPQTKAAIKIIQESKTPMIVAINKIDKVAETEKVKNDLMQAGVLMEGYGGDVSNQPISAKTGEGVDDLLDLILLASDMETLEYDPVSPAKGLVLESKLDRRRGIMATLIVKDGTLKMGDEISAGKHTGKIRMMENFLGEKVDSLEPSAPAIVVGFETLPPAGTEFYAGAHQEVAATKAVAAGPKIAQTKREAEGNIQLVLKADVSGSLEALSEIIKNLPLKADQRIEIISEGVGDITDGDVKHALSTKSIIIGFRTRTIPAAATMARANGIKIVESEIIYDLTKAIEETLFSLARKAAKGKLEILALFSKKGTKQVIGGKVTEGQIINNAVLEVDRNKEILGTGKIVNLQQGKRDAKTVEMGLECGLIFDCEKEIKVGDILVAY, from the coding sequence ATGAATAAGCGCCCGCCAATTGTCGTAATAATGGGAAGCGTAGACCACGGCAAGACCACGCTGTTGGACTATATCCGCAAAGCTAATGTCGCCGCCAAAGAGGCCGGTGGTATTACCCAATCCGTTGGCGCTTATGAAATTGTGCATGGAGGTAGGAAAATTACCTTCATTGATACTCCCGGCCATGAGGCTTTTTCCCAGATGAAAACCCGCGGCGCCAAAATCGCCGATGTGGCCATTCTCGTAGTCGCAACTGATGACAGCGTTCAGCCGCAAACAAAAGCCGCAATCAAGATAATTCAGGAGTCCAAGACTCCAATGATTGTCGCAATCAACAAAATTGATAAAGTTGCCGAAACCGAGAAAGTTAAAAATGACCTGATGCAGGCCGGCGTATTAATGGAAGGCTACGGAGGCGATGTGAGTAACCAGCCAATTTCGGCGAAAACCGGCGAAGGGGTGGACGACCTGCTGGATCTGATTCTTTTGGCTTCTGATATGGAAACTTTGGAATACGACCCCGTCTCCCCTGCCAAAGGATTGGTATTGGAATCTAAATTGGATCGCCGCCGCGGAATTATGGCCACGTTAATCGTCAAAGACGGCACGCTGAAAATGGGCGATGAAATTTCCGCGGGAAAACACACCGGAAAAATTCGGATGATGGAAAATTTCCTCGGGGAAAAAGTTGATTCTCTAGAACCTTCCGCTCCCGCTATTGTAGTGGGTTTTGAAACCCTGCCTCCCGCTGGCACCGAATTCTACGCCGGCGCTCATCAAGAAGTGGCGGCAACGAAGGCAGTAGCGGCTGGGCCAAAAATCGCGCAAACCAAGAGAGAGGCAGAGGGCAACATTCAGCTAGTTTTGAAAGCCGACGTTTCCGGTTCACTGGAAGCCCTGTCGGAAATCATAAAAAACCTTCCGCTTAAAGCCGACCAGCGAATCGAAATTATCAGCGAAGGCGTGGGTGACATCACCGATGGCGATGTTAAGCATGCGCTTTCCACGAAATCCATCATCATCGGCTTTCGGACCCGCACCATCCCCGCCGCCGCCACAATGGCCCGAGCTAATGGAATTAAAATTGTGGAATCCGAAATTATCTACGACCTAACCAAAGCCATTGAAGAAACTTTGTTCTCCCTAGCCCGAAAAGCCGCGAAAGGAAAATTAGAAATTCTCGCCCTCTTCAGCAAAAAAGGAACTAAGCAGGTCATCGGCGGAAAAGTCACCGAAGGGCAAATCATCAACAACGCCGTTTTAGAAGTAGATCGCAACAAAGAAATTTTAGGAACTGGAAAAATCGTAAATCTTCAACAGGGAAAACGGGACGCAAAAACAGTGGAAATGGGGCTGGAGTGCGGTTTGATATTTGACTGCGAAAAAGAAATTAAAGTTGGCGACATTTTAGTAGCTTACTAA
- a CDS encoding RelA/SpoT family protein encodes MPSVKDFINKDRYGLVSRAYGFSKFAHSGQKRKNGEPYFSHCLAAAESIAEWGLDEATVAAALLHDVVEDTNHSLDELKEKFGEEVAFLVDGVTKIGKVRYRGIEAKVENLRKFILYLSQDIRVILVKLADRLHNMKTLYAVHALKQKRIALETMEIYAPLAYRLGMQRLSGELEDLAFPYLYPQEYKWLIENVKERFEERERYSQRVKPVIESELKKNNVGTILVDSRAKRYTSLYKKLLRYDMNVESIYDLVAMRIIVKSLEDCYAALGVVHKMWPPVPHRFKDYIALPKGNGYRSLHTTVFGPENKITEIQIKTEQMHAEAENGIAAHFAYQQTKSTKAYLERNASVADKKELSWIKQLRSWQQDFTNPEEFVQSLKIDFFQDRILTLTPKGEVIDLPVGATPIDFAYQIHTEVGNHCAGAKVNGKIAVLDHKLKSGDIVEIIIQKNKRPSESWLEFAHTGSARNHIRAGLRHNVGNLDKKEPQATELKLTVKDREGLLGDISEMITRSHVRIQSVNAKMPVVKISCEVMTKDKAEKLLEKIKKLKEVKAADFRLI; translated from the coding sequence GTGCCAAGTGTCAAAGATTTTATAAATAAGGATAGATATGGCCTAGTTAGCCGAGCTTATGGGTTTTCTAAGTTTGCCCATTCGGGCCAGAAAAGAAAAAATGGCGAACCGTATTTTTCTCACTGTCTGGCGGCCGCGGAGTCTATCGCCGAGTGGGGATTGGATGAGGCGACGGTTGCCGCTGCTTTGTTGCACGACGTAGTGGAAGACACCAATCATTCTCTGGATGAACTTAAGGAAAAATTTGGAGAAGAGGTGGCGTTTTTGGTGGACGGCGTCACGAAGATAGGCAAAGTGCGGTATCGGGGCATTGAGGCGAAGGTGGAAAATTTGCGGAAATTTATTTTATATTTAAGCCAAGACATACGCGTGATTTTGGTGAAGTTGGCGGACCGACTGCATAATATGAAAACTTTGTACGCCGTTCACGCTTTGAAGCAGAAACGGATTGCGCTCGAAACAATGGAGATTTACGCCCCACTCGCATACCGGCTGGGAATGCAGAGATTAAGCGGCGAGTTGGAAGATTTGGCTTTTCCTTATCTCTATCCGCAGGAATATAAATGGCTCATAGAAAATGTGAAAGAGCGCTTCGAAGAGCGGGAGCGTTATTCGCAACGCGTAAAGCCGGTTATTGAATCGGAGCTGAAGAAAAATAATGTCGGTACGATTTTAGTGGATTCGCGGGCGAAGCGATATACGAGTTTGTATAAAAAACTTCTTCGCTACGATATGAACGTGGAAAGCATCTATGACTTGGTGGCGATGCGTATCATCGTAAAAAGTTTGGAGGATTGCTACGCGGCGCTCGGAGTAGTTCATAAGATGTGGCCACCAGTCCCGCATCGATTTAAGGACTACATTGCCCTTCCGAAAGGTAATGGTTATCGTAGTTTACACACCACAGTTTTCGGACCGGAAAATAAAATCACCGAGATTCAAATAAAAACCGAACAGATGCACGCTGAGGCCGAGAACGGTATCGCGGCGCACTTTGCATACCAGCAAACAAAGAGCACTAAGGCTTACTTGGAAAGAAATGCTTCCGTGGCCGATAAAAAAGAGCTTTCTTGGATTAAGCAGTTGCGTAGCTGGCAGCAGGACTTCACCAATCCGGAGGAGTTCGTGCAGTCTTTGAAAATTGATTTTTTCCAAGACAGAATTTTAACTCTCACTCCGAAAGGGGAGGTGATTGATTTACCGGTAGGCGCCACTCCGATTGATTTTGCTTACCAAATTCACACGGAAGTCGGCAATCATTGCGCCGGCGCGAAAGTGAATGGGAAGATTGCCGTTTTGGATCACAAATTAAAATCAGGCGATATCGTGGAAATTATTATTCAAAAAAATAAGCGCCCATCGGAATCTTGGTTAGAGTTCGCGCACACCGGCTCAGCGCGTAATCATATCCGGGCCGGTTTGCGGCACAATGTCGGCAATCTGGATAAAAAAGAACCGCAGGCCACCGAATTAAAATTGACCGTTAAAGACCGGGAGGGTTTACTTGGCGACATTTCTGAAATGATTACCCGTTCGCATGTCCGCATTCAGTCGGTCAATGCAAAAATGCCGGTCGTGAAAATAAGCTGTGAGGTAATGACGAAAGATAAAGCCGAGAAATTGTTGGAGAAGATTAAAAAACTGAAGGAGGTGAAGGCGGCAGACTTTCGTCTAATTTAG